From Flavobacterium sp. 102, a single genomic window includes:
- a CDS encoding DUF6600 domain-containing protein, translated as MKIPFVLKNMGWIFGGLLLFCSCSSVVQTDGEEPLTYQVFYDHLSPYGTWIEYPGYGAVWNPNIRGDFSPYLTNGHWQATTAGWAWVSGYSWGWATFHYGRWYYDNRFGWLWIPGYEWSPAWVVWGSAADYYCWAPLMPGIDVTIIYDSWSPPPFYWNLCPRPYLTHTHLHHNTIRGDGVRPGTRINTLRNFQTTSTHHLYYATGPAFEEVQRETRTTITPIPIETSKSIPNRATSTGMRVYSPSIETPEMQQRRSAKPIPSVYRSADMPRQNSTTPTIPDIQRKTQRNNIKSLPQERSTKRR; from the coding sequence ATGAAAATACCTTTTGTCTTAAAAAATATGGGATGGATCTTCGGAGGTCTACTCCTTTTTTGCAGTTGCAGCAGCGTTGTACAAACCGACGGTGAAGAGCCACTTACCTATCAGGTTTTTTATGACCACCTTTCGCCTTATGGTACCTGGATTGAGTATCCCGGTTATGGAGCTGTTTGGAATCCCAACATTAGGGGAGATTTTAGTCCCTACCTCACCAATGGTCATTGGCAGGCAACCACAGCAGGCTGGGCTTGGGTCTCAGGATACAGTTGGGGTTGGGCAACGTTTCACTATGGGCGTTGGTATTATGATAATCGTTTTGGCTGGCTTTGGATACCCGGTTATGAGTGGTCTCCGGCCTGGGTTGTTTGGGGCAGTGCAGCCGATTATTATTGCTGGGCTCCTTTAATGCCCGGTATTGATGTAACTATTATATATGATAGCTGGTCACCTCCTCCTTTTTATTGGAATCTGTGCCCACGTCCTTATCTTACCCATACGCATTTACATCACAACACAATTCGTGGTGATGGTGTCAGACCCGGAACCAGAATAAATACCCTCCGAAATTTTCAAACCACCTCAACCCACCATTTGTATTATGCTACCGGACCTGCTTTTGAAGAAGTACAAAGGGAGACCAGAACCACTATTACTCCTATACCGATAGAGACCAGCAAGAGCATACCCAACCGAGCCACTTCTACCGGAATGCGTGTCTATAGCCCTTCTATTGAAACTCCGGAAATGCAACAACGCCGTTCCGCTAAACCAATCCCATCGGTTTACAGAAGTGCCGATATGCCAAGACAAAACAGCACTACCCCTACAATTCCAGATATACAACGCAAAACGCAACGCAACAATATCAAAAGTCTTCCACAAGAGCGAAGTACAAAACGACGTTAA
- a CDS encoding BON domain-containing protein: MKSDENLQKDVQDALKWEPQLRAAEIGVIAKNGIVTLTGTVDNYYKKSEAENAAKKVSGVKAIVEKIEIKTPDSKSINDNYIAEKILNVFKSDFSIPDEKIKLKVEKGWVTLEGNVNWNYQKEAAKNAVIDLMGVRGVTNNIMTRTNRNDAIKKTAIEKAIHNNAALEHDHIEVSVNNNDVKLSGLVASFFEKEEAERIAWKTPGVWSVDNEIGVDSF, from the coding sequence ATGAAATCTGATGAAAATTTACAAAAAGACGTACAAGATGCGCTTAAATGGGAACCACAGTTGCGTGCTGCCGAAATTGGTGTCATTGCCAAAAACGGTATCGTAACCTTAACCGGTACCGTTGACAATTATTATAAAAAAAGCGAAGCTGAGAATGCCGCCAAAAAAGTGAGCGGTGTCAAGGCCATAGTTGAAAAAATTGAAATAAAAACTCCCGATTCTAAAAGCATTAATGATAACTATATTGCTGAAAAGATATTAAATGTTTTCAAATCTGATTTTTCTATTCCTGACGAAAAAATCAAACTAAAAGTAGAAAAAGGATGGGTAACGCTGGAAGGCAATGTCAACTGGAACTATCAAAAAGAGGCAGCCAAAAATGCAGTTATTGATTTGATGGGAGTACGTGGCGTAACTAATAATATCATGACACGCACAAATCGCAATGATGCGATAAAGAAAACTGCTATTGAAAAAGCAATACATAACAATGCCGCTTTAGAGCATGACCATATAGAAGTATCGGTTAACAATAATGATGTGAAACTCTCCGGTTTGGTCGCTTCTTTCTTTGAAAAAGAAGAAGCAGAACGAATAGCTTGGAAAACGCCGGGTGTTTGGTCTGTTGACAATGAAATCGGGGTAGATTCCTTTTAA
- a CDS encoding BON domain-containing protein has product MKTNEVLQKNVQEAIALEPLLEAAEIGVTVKDGIVTLTGTVDNYVKKLEAENAAKKVTGVKAVVEKIEIDYNHSIRTDEDIAAEALEALKWSVSVPDDKLKIIVSQGWVYLQGVVEWNYQKHSAKKAVETIPGVKGVINSIQIKSADFDKIEKQAIESAIHRNSSLYDKAIEVAVTGSVVTLTGTVSAYFQKEEAERIAWNSPGVWTVNNLLAVHQLLPQSVS; this is encoded by the coding sequence ATGAAAACAAATGAAGTATTACAAAAAAATGTACAGGAAGCCATAGCTTTGGAACCATTACTGGAGGCAGCAGAAATTGGTGTTACTGTAAAAGACGGGATTGTTACCCTAACCGGAACCGTTGATAATTATGTAAAAAAATTAGAAGCTGAAAATGCAGCAAAAAAAGTAACCGGTGTAAAAGCAGTAGTCGAAAAAATTGAGATTGACTATAATCATTCCATCCGAACAGATGAAGATATTGCAGCAGAGGCCTTAGAAGCTCTCAAATGGAGTGTTTCGGTTCCAGACGACAAGCTTAAAATAATTGTCAGCCAAGGATGGGTTTACCTGCAAGGGGTTGTGGAGTGGAACTATCAAAAACATTCCGCAAAAAAAGCAGTAGAAACCATTCCCGGTGTAAAAGGGGTCATCAATTCTATCCAAATCAAATCAGCCGATTTTGACAAAATAGAAAAACAAGCCATAGAAAGTGCCATCCATAGAAATTCATCGCTTTATGATAAAGCTATTGAGGTAGCAGTTACAGGTAGTGTCGTTACATTGACAGGGACAGTAAGTGCCTACTTTCAAAAAGAGGAAGCCGAAAGAATTGCATGGAATTCTCCAGGGGTATGGACTGTGAACAATCTATTGGCAGTTCACCAACTACTCCCTCAATCGGTATCCTAA
- a CDS encoding universal stress protein, whose translation MNKILVAVDFSANSRKTIRFAIQMASQSKAEIIFFHLVGLLAPTSDATWDYTYYIQFQEEELQRSKNHLVKLIKEVYNSKLPSGVKYTCVCQSGNDIADQIISYAQKHKIDFICTGARGTGVMAKLFGTVAQHLITDSPIPVFVIPKNYRLKPLTDLCYASDMENPEVEIKKVLALATSLRASVKVLHFDYEIGLHENQDKLTAIAQKYETKNIKFHYKKLDAIYPLQDHLKRAIALFKPSLVVLFTKQNRKWFDRLLLSSKSAEFSFTTKVPLLVYRKIRL comes from the coding sequence ATGAACAAAATATTAGTAGCCGTAGATTTCTCGGCTAATTCGAGAAAAACTATACGTTTTGCCATTCAAATGGCCTCGCAGTCTAAAGCAGAAATAATTTTTTTCCATCTGGTGGGTCTCCTAGCTCCTACTTCAGATGCTACCTGGGATTATACTTATTACATTCAATTTCAGGAGGAAGAATTGCAGCGGAGTAAAAACCATTTGGTCAAATTAATTAAAGAGGTTTATAATTCTAAATTACCATCGGGGGTAAAATACACTTGTGTTTGTCAATCAGGGAATGATATTGCAGACCAGATTATTTCATATGCTCAAAAACACAAGATTGATTTTATTTGCACCGGAGCAAGAGGGACGGGTGTAATGGCTAAACTATTTGGCACTGTTGCCCAACACTTAATTACTGATTCTCCTATTCCTGTTTTTGTCATTCCAAAAAATTACCGATTAAAACCTCTAACTGATTTATGCTATGCCTCTGATATGGAAAACCCTGAAGTTGAAATAAAAAAAGTGCTGGCATTAGCCACATCGTTAAGAGCCTCCGTTAAGGTACTTCATTTTGATTATGAAATAGGCTTACATGAAAATCAGGATAAATTAACGGCTATAGCTCAAAAATATGAAACCAAAAACATCAAGTTTCACTATAAAAAATTAGATGCCATTTATCCTTTACAAGATCATCTGAAAAGAGCCATTGCTTTATTTAAGCCTTCACTGGTAGTACTTTTTACGAAACAAAACAGAAAATGGTTTGACCGTTTGCTGCTTTCCAGCAAGTCGGCCGAGTTTTCATTCACTACTAAAGTACCGTTATTAGTATACCGAAAAATCAGACTATAA
- a CDS encoding 2-hydroxyacid dehydrogenase encodes MKIFVYSTHRFEKPFLQKAANDNHELIFSAFALEADTAKLANGCKAIIAFTSDDLSADVLDDLYYHGIRFIALRSVGFDHVDLLKAKQLGIKVANVPNYSPYSTAEHAVALLLALNRKLMVGQKLMKRNDFSLDELIGFDMYQKTIGIVGVGKIGGAFAKIMSGFGCRLLGYDPIENKGLALKTGLVYTTLEEVCQQADVVSIHCPLTPETRYMFNKVLFAQMKKGVLLINTARGSIVNTIDLLAALDNKTIAGAGLDVYENEKGIFFRNHLNTIIIDQLFDKLRNNQNVIITGHQAFLTQEALTDIATTTFYNLNQWEKGKSSTNEI; translated from the coding sequence ATGAAAATATTTGTTTACAGTACGCATCGCTTTGAAAAACCTTTTTTGCAAAAGGCAGCCAATGATAACCACGAACTTATCTTTTCGGCTTTTGCCTTAGAGGCTGATACTGCAAAACTGGCCAATGGATGTAAAGCCATCATCGCATTCACCTCGGATGATTTGTCTGCGGATGTGCTAGACGACTTGTATTATCATGGTATTCGGTTTATTGCTTTGCGATCAGTAGGCTTTGATCATGTTGATTTGTTAAAAGCTAAGCAATTGGGTATTAAAGTTGCAAATGTCCCCAACTATTCTCCGTATTCTACAGCGGAACACGCAGTAGCACTACTATTAGCCTTAAACCGAAAACTTATGGTTGGTCAAAAATTAATGAAGCGCAATGATTTTTCACTCGATGAACTTATCGGTTTTGACATGTACCAAAAAACAATCGGAATTGTAGGTGTTGGTAAAATTGGTGGTGCATTTGCCAAAATAATGAGTGGTTTTGGCTGTCGTTTATTAGGTTACGACCCTATTGAAAACAAAGGATTAGCCTTAAAAACCGGTTTGGTCTATACCACATTGGAGGAAGTTTGCCAGCAAGCGGATGTGGTTTCGATTCATTGTCCGTTGACACCGGAAACAAGGTATATGTTCAACAAGGTACTTTTTGCTCAAATGAAAAAAGGTGTTTTACTAATCAATACGGCTCGAGGCAGTATTGTTAACACCATTGATTTATTGGCCGCTTTAGACAACAAAACCATAGCCGGAGCCGGTTTAGATGTTTATGAAAATGAAAAAGGCATTTTTTTCAGGAATCATCTCAATACAATTATTATTGATCAACTTTTTGATAAGCTACGCAACAATCAAAATGTTATCATCACCGGTCATCAAGCGTTCCTGACCCAGGAGGCTTTGACTGATATAGCGACAACTACCTTTTACAACCTTAACCAATGGGAAAAAGGAAAGTCCAGCACTAACGAAATATAA
- a CDS encoding ABC transporter permease codes for MALYFKNSFSLVGNIAAFSSRYFKEIFKSGFEFREFIRQCYTIGYKSLPLVTITGFIMGLVLTIQSRPAMAKFGAESWIPGMVSLSLIREIAPVITALICAGRISSGIGAELGSMKVTEQIDAMEVSAINPYRYLVVTRTTATTLMIPILVMYADLIGIMGGYIGVNMHGEVNIVRYFSQVFESLEYVDLIPATIKTFFFGFFIGIIGCYEGFNAASGTASVGKAANSAVVSASLSIFIIDMIAVQITDLLF; via the coding sequence TTGGCCCTCTATTTTAAAAACAGTTTTAGTCTCGTAGGCAATATTGCCGCTTTCTCTTCCCGCTATTTTAAAGAAATTTTTAAATCGGGGTTTGAGTTCAGGGAGTTTATACGCCAATGTTACACCATTGGCTACAAATCTTTACCCTTGGTAACCATAACCGGTTTTATTATGGGTTTGGTGCTGACGATACAATCACGGCCAGCCATGGCCAAGTTTGGTGCAGAGTCTTGGATACCCGGAATGGTTTCCCTTTCTCTAATCAGAGAGATTGCTCCGGTAATAACCGCATTGATTTGTGCCGGCAGAATATCCTCGGGTATTGGAGCTGAATTGGGTTCGATGAAAGTGACCGAGCAGATTGATGCCATGGAAGTTTCTGCTATCAACCCATACAGATACTTGGTAGTTACTCGAACAACTGCTACTACTTTAATGATACCCATTTTGGTGATGTATGCTGATTTGATTGGGATTATGGGAGGCTATATAGGTGTAAACATGCACGGCGAAGTTAATATCGTTCGGTATTTTTCTCAGGTGTTTGAATCTTTGGAATATGTAGATCTTATACCCGCCACCATAAAAACTTTCTTTTTTGGTTTTTTTATCGGGATTATTGGTTGTTATGAGGGATTTAATGCTGCAAGCGGAACTGCGAGCGTGGGAAAAGCAGCCAATTCTGCCGTGGTTTCCGCCTCACTTAGCATCTTCATTATTGATATGATAGCAGTGCAAATAACTGATTTGCTTTTTTGA
- a CDS encoding ABC transporter ATP-binding protein, with protein sequence METTENISDKSNNWATGNPLITFKDVYKFYGDNKVLNGINFSVHKGENLVILGRSGSGKSVAVKCLVGLTKVDKGVITVMGKDITKLDEQALNQIRLKIGFLFQNGALYDSMTVKQNLAFTLQHNNKKLSEPEVESAILEALNNVGLAEAIDKMPAELSGGMRKRIGLARALIIKPEIIIYDEPTAGLDTITAREIIELIRNIKQNYNATSIIITHDLTCAKYTGDRIIVLKDGIIKAEGSFSDIENNADDWVKSFFEK encoded by the coding sequence ATGGAAACTACTGAGAACATCTCCGACAAATCGAATAACTGGGCTACAGGCAATCCTTTAATAACATTTAAAGATGTTTATAAATTTTATGGCGACAACAAAGTCTTGAATGGTATTAATTTTTCAGTTCATAAAGGAGAAAATCTGGTCATATTGGGTAGATCAGGTTCAGGGAAATCGGTTGCTGTTAAATGTTTGGTTGGCTTAACCAAGGTTGATAAAGGAGTAATAACCGTTATGGGGAAAGATATCACAAAGCTTGATGAGCAAGCCCTTAATCAAATCCGATTGAAAATAGGCTTTCTATTTCAAAACGGAGCCTTATATGACTCCATGACTGTTAAGCAGAATTTGGCTTTTACTTTACAGCACAACAATAAAAAACTTAGCGAGCCTGAGGTAGAATCGGCTATACTGGAGGCATTGAACAATGTTGGTCTGGCAGAAGCCATAGATAAAATGCCTGCCGAATTATCGGGTGGTATGCGAAAAAGAATAGGTTTGGCCAGGGCTTTAATCATCAAGCCGGAAATTATAATTTATGATGAGCCAACGGCAGGTTTAGATACGATAACCGCTCGTGAAATCATTGAATTGATTCGCAATATCAAACAAAACTATAATGCCACTTCTATCATTATCACACACGATTTAACCTGCGCCAAATATACCGGTGACAGAATTATTGTTTTAAAAGACGGTATCATCAAAGCCGAGGGCAGTTTTAGTGATATTGAAAATAATGCAGACGATTGGGTAAAATCATTTTTTGAGAAATAA
- a CDS encoding MlaD family protein, translating into MSNETSNNWKLGAFFSMGILLFVVAIYFIGINRNLFGSNFVLRSEFKNVSGLKQGSNVRLSGINIGTVNKIVFISDSLVLVKLLIRKDVQQYIKTDAIASIGSDGLVGDKVLIISPGNSSNTPVKNNDIIASFKTIEIEDILSSVKKSADNTKIITDKLIEFSNKMNDKNGLLAKIMTNKDFAVRIDNTITNLQISAKEIAQFAPTLNNKNGIASKIFTDKEWANRIENSLSALQNSSNDIALFTAQLNDKNNILSQMLSNDTIALALEKTLYNLESSSADLVKFTSKINNDENVLSKLINNPKLGKSVDSTLINLEKRVQELKELEEAAKSNFLLRGYFNKKKKEAKKQNE; encoded by the coding sequence ATGAGCAACGAAACATCAAACAATTGGAAATTAGGCGCTTTTTTTTCCATGGGCATACTGCTGTTTGTAGTGGCTATCTATTTTATTGGTATTAATAGAAACTTATTTGGTTCCAACTTCGTATTGCGTTCCGAATTTAAAAATGTCAGCGGTCTGAAACAAGGCAGCAATGTGCGGCTTTCCGGAATTAACATTGGTACCGTTAACAAGATTGTTTTTATTTCAGATTCGTTGGTACTAGTGAAATTGCTAATCAGGAAAGATGTTCAGCAATACATCAAAACCGATGCTATTGCCAGTATCGGATCAGATGGGTTGGTTGGTGATAAAGTACTTATTATTTCACCAGGCAATAGTTCCAATACGCCGGTAAAAAACAATGATATCATTGCTTCTTTCAAAACAATTGAAATAGAAGACATCCTTTCCAGTGTTAAAAAAAGTGCTGATAATACCAAAATAATTACGGATAAACTTATCGAATTCAGTAATAAAATGAATGATAAAAATGGGCTGTTGGCTAAAATAATGACCAACAAAGATTTTGCTGTAAGAATTGACAATACCATAACCAATCTTCAAATCAGCGCCAAAGAAATTGCTCAATTTGCTCCTACCTTGAATAATAAAAATGGCATTGCCTCTAAAATTTTTACGGATAAAGAATGGGCCAACCGTATAGAGAACAGCCTTTCTGCTCTGCAAAACAGTTCCAATGACATTGCTCTTTTTACGGCCCAATTAAACGACAAAAACAATATCCTTTCCCAAATGCTTTCCAATGACACTATAGCACTGGCTTTGGAGAAAACGCTTTACAACCTGGAAAGCAGTTCGGCTGATTTAGTGAAATTCACTTCAAAAATCAACAATGATGAAAACGTTTTATCAAAACTCATTAACAATCCAAAACTGGGAAAATCGGTCGATTCCACCTTAATTAACCTTGAAAAGAGGGTTCAAGAATTAAAGGAGCTCGAGGAAGCCGCTAAGAGTAATTTTTTATTAAGAGGCTATTTTAATAAAAAGAAAAAAGAAGCCAAAAAGCAAAATGAATAA
- a CDS encoding PAS domain-containing sensor histidine kinase — protein MKQAMIHQQPIDFKALFEGAPGLFLALSPNLTLLAMSDAYTAANLIRKEAKVGDNFFDVFPNNPNDRKSGIVTQIRASLEYVLQNKITHIMPVIRLDVQNTAGVFEEKYWNPINKPILNNENEIQYIFHSIKEVTEFVELEKIYTSDKDKPATLNEKIDALKSELFHRSQKIEQLNQKLEQTIIKQSIESGHLAKDILDYKVALDAADIVAITDEKGTIQYANDNFCKISKYTKEELIGQNHRIVNSGYHEKSFFNNLWQTIGSGSIWKGEIKNKAKDGTVYWVDTTIVPFLNEKGKPYKYLAIRSDITERKLSEEALKQSEEQYRDIFSNALVAILTMDVATSKVTAVNNVGVELFGYDSKEDLLKNFSPINHYVHPNEYEDNMIILIEHGERRNIQHMKRKDGSLFWTSIFVKVNEAKTTTQTILLDVTSQIAFQEELETKVAQRTFELTESLAREKELNEMKSNFLGIASHEFRTPLGTILSSTSLLKKYTESNQQELVTKHLDRISGLVNHLNAILNDFLTLEKLRKGFIDFEVNEFNLPDFITETISEIEALAKLNDQSIHYSHTGESYINQSSKILKNILLNLLSNASKYSEHGKEIQIESQVNESTVTISIQDHGIGIPFKDQKKLFSEFYRASNAKNIQGTGLGLAIVKNYIALLEGSISFNSRERKGTVFTLSFPRYLSETLW, from the coding sequence ATGAAACAAGCAATGATTCATCAACAACCAATTGATTTCAAAGCCTTATTTGAAGGGGCGCCCGGATTATTTTTAGCACTTTCTCCCAACTTAACCCTATTGGCCATGAGTGATGCTTACACCGCAGCCAATCTTATCAGAAAAGAGGCAAAGGTAGGAGATAATTTTTTTGATGTTTTTCCCAATAATCCAAACGATAGAAAGTCCGGTATAGTGACCCAAATCAGAGCTTCGTTGGAGTATGTACTACAAAACAAGATCACACATATCATGCCGGTAATAAGGCTTGACGTTCAAAATACTGCAGGTGTTTTCGAAGAAAAATACTGGAATCCGATAAATAAACCTATTCTCAATAATGAAAATGAAATCCAATATATTTTTCACAGCATTAAAGAAGTAACCGAATTTGTTGAACTGGAAAAAATATATACTTCTGATAAGGATAAGCCTGCTACTTTAAATGAAAAGATAGACGCTTTAAAATCAGAGCTTTTCCATCGCTCCCAGAAAATAGAACAACTGAATCAAAAATTAGAGCAAACAATAATCAAGCAAAGCATTGAATCGGGCCATTTGGCCAAAGATATTTTAGATTATAAAGTGGCTTTAGATGCTGCCGATATAGTGGCTATAACCGATGAGAAAGGAACCATACAATATGCCAATGATAATTTCTGTAAAATTTCAAAATACACTAAAGAAGAATTAATAGGTCAAAACCATCGCATCGTTAATTCCGGCTATCATGAAAAATCCTTTTTTAATAATCTTTGGCAAACTATCGGTAGCGGCTCAATCTGGAAAGGGGAAATCAAAAATAAGGCAAAAGACGGAACTGTTTATTGGGTCGATACTACTATAGTGCCCTTTCTCAATGAAAAGGGAAAACCCTATAAATACCTGGCCATTCGCTCAGATATTACCGAGCGCAAACTAAGTGAGGAAGCCCTTAAACAAAGTGAAGAGCAATACAGGGATATTTTTTCGAATGCGTTGGTAGCGATATTAACTATGGATGTAGCGACCTCTAAAGTAACCGCTGTCAATAATGTCGGGGTCGAACTGTTTGGCTATGATTCCAAAGAAGATTTATTAAAAAACTTTAGTCCAATCAATCATTATGTACATCCAAATGAGTATGAGGATAATATGATTATCTTAATAGAGCATGGTGAACGGAGAAATATTCAACACATGAAAAGAAAAGACGGAAGTTTGTTTTGGACCAGCATTTTTGTCAAAGTAAACGAGGCCAAAACAACAACCCAAACCATCTTGTTAGATGTGACTTCTCAAATTGCCTTTCAGGAAGAACTGGAGACCAAAGTGGCCCAACGTACGTTTGAACTTACCGAATCGCTCGCAAGAGAAAAAGAATTGAATGAAATGAAATCCAATTTTTTGGGGATTGCTTCGCATGAGTTTAGAACTCCTTTGGGAACTATTTTGTCCAGTACCTCCTTGTTGAAAAAATACACTGAAAGCAATCAACAAGAACTGGTTACAAAACATTTAGACAGAATTTCGGGTTTGGTTAACCACCTTAATGCTATATTAAATGACTTCTTAACCTTGGAAAAACTGAGAAAAGGGTTTATTGATTTTGAAGTAAATGAATTTAATTTACCCGATTTTATAACTGAAACCATTAGCGAAATAGAAGCTTTAGCCAAACTGAATGACCAAAGTATTCACTATTCGCATACCGGCGAATCCTATATCAACCAGTCGTCTAAAATACTTAAAAATATTTTGTTGAATCTATTGTCAAATGCCAGCAAATACTCTGAACATGGAAAAGAAATTCAAATTGAATCCCAAGTAAATGAAAGTACGGTAACCATAAGTATTCAGGATCATGGAATTGGCATCCCGTTTAAAGACCAAAAGAAACTGTTTTCAGAGTTTTATCGCGCCAGTAATGCCAAAAATATTCAGGGTACCGGTTTAGGATTGGCCATTGTAAAGAATTATATTGCCTTATTGGAAGGTTCCATAAGTTTCAACAGCCGGGAAAGAAAAGGAACGGTTTTTACCCTTTCCTTTCCCAGATATCTTTCAGAAACTTTATGGTAG